Proteins from a genomic interval of Tissierella sp.:
- a CDS encoding CtsR family transcriptional regulator, protein MPGLSNMIERFIESLIEVSDDKTIEIQRNELAEQFECAPSQINYVLTTRFTPYKGYYIESRRGGGGYIKIIKVGINEYEEINDIVLEAIGESITKSKAYHVIDGLIEEDIISKREGEIMKAAIGDRALYNENMNNRNKLRADILKNMMLILIK, encoded by the coding sequence ATGCCAGGTCTAAGTAATATGATAGAAAGATTTATTGAATCATTAATAGAAGTTTCCGATGATAAAACTATTGAGATACAGAGAAATGAGTTGGCTGAACAATTCGAATGTGCCCCTTCTCAGATAAACTATGTGCTTACCACTCGATTTACTCCCTATAAAGGTTATTATATTGAGAGTAGAAGAGGCGGAGGTGGGTATATTAAGATTATAAAAGTGGGTATAAATGAATATGAAGAAATTAATGACATTGTATTAGAAGCCATAGGGGAATCAATTACTAAGAGCAAAGCATATCATGTAATTGATGGATTAATAGAAGAAGACATAATAAGCAAAAGAGAAGGAGAGATTATGAAAGCAGCCATTGGTGATAGAGCTTTATATAATGAAAATATGAATAATAGAAATAAATTGAGGGCAGATATCCTAAAAAACATGATGTTAATTCTTATTAAATAG